One genomic window of Melanotaenia boesemani isolate fMelBoe1 chromosome 20, fMelBoe1.pri, whole genome shotgun sequence includes the following:
- the LOC121631561 gene encoding thrombospondin-1-like, whose product MMLSGIFLLLMLWSCEGARLAESRDDNSVYDLFDLARVNKRHHGVSLVKGEDPYSPAYKVLNADLIPAVPDSSFRDLLDSIQAERGFLLLVNLKQFKKTRGSLLTIEKTDGSGPVFELISNGKANTLDMVYSTVNQQQVVSIEDAGLATGHWKNITLFVQEDRAQLFVGCEEINVAEMDVPIQTVLAREVADIARLRIGKGAVKDKFMGVLQNVHFVFGTTLDAILRNKGCQSGATLTEVMTLDNPVNGSSPAIRTDYTGHKTKDLQSVCGFSCEDIASMFKELRGLNVIVKKVLNDLQKVSSDSWKNQINIHSGVCIHNGIVHKDKDEWTVDGCTECTCQNSATVCRKISCPLIPCANATVPEGECCPRCGTPSDYAEDGWSAWSDWTHCSVTCGRGIQQRGRSCDRINSKCEGTSVQTRDCYPQECDKRFKQDGAWSHWSPWSSCSVTCGEGVMTQIRLCNSPTPQMGGRDCQGDGRHTKVCQKSPCPVNGGWGPWSPWDTCSVTCGGGVQSRKRLCTDPAPKYGGKDCIGDATMIQVCNKQDCPIDGCLSNPCFPGTKCTSSPDGSFTCGKCPLGYSGDGMTCKDIDECKEVPDACHTHNGVHRCENTEPGYNCLPCPGRFSGPQPFGRGVEQATAKKQVCTPRNPCQDGSHDCHKNANCIYLGVFSDSMFRCECKPGYAGNGRICGEDTDLDGWPNTDLLCVENATYHCKKDNCPNLPNSGQEDYDKDGLGDECDHDDDNDGIPDDRDNCPRVYNPAQYDADRDDVGDRCDNCVFEANTDQTDTDNNGEGDACAIDIDGDGILNENDNCPYVYNVDQRDTDRDGVGDHCDNCPLEHNPDQIDSDSDRVGDKCDNNQDIDEDGHQNNIDNCPYISNANQVDHDKDGKGDACDHDDDNDGIPDDKDNCRLAFNPDQVDSDGDGRGDVCKDDFDQDNVLDIYDVCPENFAISETDFRRFQMVPLDPKGTSQIDPNWVVRHQGKELVQTVNCDPGIAVGYDEFSAVDFSGTFFINTDRDDDYAGFVFGYQSSSRFYTVMWKQITQTYWSHTPTRAQGYSGLSIKVVNSTTGPGEHLRNALWHTGDTPGQVRTLWHDPKNIGWKDFTAYRWHLTHRPKTGLIRVVMYEGKRIMADSGNIYDKTYAGGRLGLYVFSQEMVYFSDLKYECRDT is encoded by the exons ATGATGCTGAGTGGCATCTTTTTGCTGCTGATGCTTTGGAGTTGTGAGGGTGCGAGACTGGCAG AGAGTCGCGATGACAACAGTGTGTATGACTTATTTGATCTGGCCCGGGTTAACAAAAGGCACCACGGAGTGAGTCTTGTCAAAGGTGAAGATCCCTATAGTCCAGCTTACAAGGTCCTGAACGCAGACTTGATCCCCGCCGTCCCCGACAGTTCTTTTCGGGACCTCCTGGACTCCATCCAAGCCGAGCGCGGCTTCCTCCTCCTGGTCAACCTGAAGCAGTTCAAGAAAACCAGGGGCAGCTTGTTGACTATTGAGAAGACCGACGGATCCGGACCGGTTTTCGAATTAATTTCCAACGGGAAGGCGAACACCCTGGACATGGTCTACTCCACCGTGAACCAGCAGCAGGTCGTGTCCATCGAGGATGCGGGTTTGGCCACCGGACACTGGAAGAACATCACGCTGTTCGTTCAGGAGGACAGGGCGCAGCTTTTTGTCGGCTGTGAGGAGATCAATGTGGCAGAGATGGATGTGCCAATCCAGACGGTGCTGGCCCGGGAGGTGGCAGACATAGCCAGACTCAGAATTGGAAAGGGAGCTGTGAAGGACAAGTTTATG GGAGTGCTTCAGAATGTGCACTTTGTATTTGGTACCACCCTGGATGCCATACTGAGAAACAAGGGATGTCAAAGTGGAG CAACCTTAACTGAGGTCATGACCCTAGACAACCCAGTGAATGGCTCCAGCCCTGCTATTAGGACTGATTACACAGGTCACAAAACCAAAG ATCTGCAGTCTGTCTGCGGCTTCTCCTGTGAGGACATCGCCAGCATGTTTAAAGAGCTCAGGGGACTGAATGTCATTGTCAAAAAAGTGCTGAATGATCTTCAAAAAGTG TCTTCAGATAGCTGGAAAAACCAAATTAACATCCACAGCGGAGTCTGCATCCATAATGGCATTGTGCACAAGGACAAAGATGAGTGGACGGTGGATGGCTGCACCGAGTGCACCTGTCAG AACTCTGCTACTGTATGTCGTAAAATCTCCTGCCCTCTGATCCCATGCGCCAACGCCACAGTGCCCGAAGGAGAATGCTGTCCCCGCTGTGGAACAC CGAGTGATTATGCAGAAGATGGTTGGTCTGCCTGGTCTGACTGGACCCATTGTTCGGTGACTTGTGGCCGCGGCATCCAGCAGCGCGGACGCTCCTGTGACCGCATTAACAGCAAGTGTGAGGGCACCTCTGTCCAGACCCGTGACTGCTACCCGCAGGAATGTGACAAGCGCT TCAAACAGGACGGAGCCTGGAGCCACTGGTCACCCTGGTCTTCATGCTCTGTGACCTGTGGTGAGGGGGTCATGACACAAATCCGCCTCTGCAACTCCCCCACACCCCAGATGGGTGGAAGGGACTGCCAAGGAGATGGACGTCACACCAAAGTCTGCCAGAAGTCACCCTGTCCTG tcAATGGAGGCTGGGGACCTTGGTCACCATGGGACACCTGCTCTGTTACCTGTGGGGGTGGAGTTCAAAGCCGAAAACGTCTTTGCACTGATCCTGCGCCCAAATATGGTGGAAAGGATTGCATTGGTGATGCTACTATGATTCAAGTTTGTAACAAGCAGGACTGCCCTATTG ATGGCTGTCTTTCAAACCCATGCTTCCCTGGCACAAAGTGCACCAGTTCCCCTGATGGGTCTTTCACGTGTGGCAAGTGTCCACTTGGTTACAGTGGTGATGGCATGACATGCAAGGACATTGATGAATGCAAAGAGGTTCCAGATGCTTGCCATACTCACAACGGAGTCCATCGTTGTGAGAACACTGAGCCAGGTTACAACTGTCTCCCCTGCCCCGGACGTTTCTCCGGTCCCCAGCCCTTTGGAAGAGGAGTGGAACAGGCTACAGCTAAAAAACAG GTTTGCACTCCCCGTAACCCTTGCCAAGACGGCAGCCACGACTGCCATAAAAATGCAAATTGCATCTACTTGGGCGTCTTCTCAGACTCCATGTTCCGCTGTGAGTGTAAGCCAGGCTATGCTGGGAATGGCCGGATTTGTGGGGAAGACACTGACCTGGACGGATGGCCTAACACTGACCTGCTGTGTGTGGAGAACGCCACTTATCACTGCAAGAAG GATAACTGCCCCAACCTCCCCAACTCTGGCCAGGAAGATTATGACAAAGATGGCTTGGGTGATGAATGTGACcatgatgatgacaatgatggGATCCCCGATGATAGG GACAACTGCCCAAGAGTGTACAACCCTGCCCAGTATGATGCAGACAGGGATGATGTTGGTGACCGCTGTGACAACTGTGTGTTTGAAGCAAACACTGACCAAACTGACACCGACAACAACGGCGAGGGTGACGCCTGCGCCATCGACATTGACGGTGATG GCATTCTGAATGAGAACGACAACTGCCCCTACGTTTACAATGTGGACCAGAGAGACACCGACagggatggagtgggagatcatTGCGACAACTGCCCTCTGGAGCACAATCCAGATCAG ATTGACTCAGACTCAGATCGCGTCGGAGACAAATGTGACAACAACCAGGACATTGACGAGGACGGTCACCAGAACAACATAGACAACTGCCCCTACATCTCCAACGCCAACCAGGTAGACCACGACAAGGATGGCAAAGGTGATGCCTGCGACCATGATGATGACAATGACGGTATCCCtgatgacaaagacaactgCCGACTGGCTTTTAACCCTGATCAAGTGGATTCTGATG GTGATGGGCGTGGTGATGTCTGTAAAGATGATTTTGACCAAGATAATGTCCTGGACATCTATGATGTGTGCCCCGAGAACTTTGCCATTAGTGAAACAGACTTCCGCAGGTTCCAGATGGTTCCTTTGGACCCCAAGGGCACCTCTCAGATTGACCCCAACTGGGTAGTGAGGCATCAGGGCAAGGAGTTGGTGCAAACTGTCAACTGTGACCCTGGCATTGCTGTTG GTTACGATGAGTTCAGTGCTGTGGACTTCAGTGGGACATTCTTCATCAACACGGACAGAGATGACGACTATGCCGGGTTCGTGTTTGGCTACCAGTCTAGCTCACGCTTCTACACCGTGATGTGGAAACAGATTACACAGACCTACTGGTCCCACACACCCACAAGAGCTCAGGGCTACTCTGGCTTGTCAATCAAAGTAGTCAACTCCACCACGGGACCTGGAGAGCACCTGAGGAACGCCCTCTGGCACACCGGAGACACTCCTGGACAG GTGCGTACTCTGTGGCACGACCCCAAGAACATCGGCTGGAAGGACTTCACCGCCTACAGATGGCATCTGACCCACAGACCCAAGACTGGACTTATTAG GGTGGTCATGTATGAAGGAAAGAGAATCATGGCTGATTCTGGAAACATCTATGACAAGACATATGCTGGTGGGCGACTAGGCTTGTATGTCTTCTCTCAGGAGATGGTTTACTTCTCAGACCTCAAATATGAATGTAGAG ATACATAA